A single Bacillus marinisedimentorum DNA region contains:
- a CDS encoding DNA-dependent RNA polymerase subunit epsilon, whose product MIFKVLYQKDKNQVPVRERTNAMYVEADSEREVRQKLAERNHNIEFIQEINGAFLEYEQASENFKLETF is encoded by the coding sequence ATGATTTTTAAAGTATTGTACCAGAAGGATAAGAACCAGGTTCCAGTGCGCGAACGTACAAACGCCATGTACGTAGAAGCGGATTCGGAACGTGAAGTCCGCCAAAAGCTGGCAGAACGAAACCATAACATTGAATTCATTCAGGAAATTAACGGGGCATTTCTTGAATACGAACAAGCATCAGAAAATTTTAAATTGGAGACGTTTTAG